In the Gemmatimonadaceae bacterium genome, GCCACCGGCGGTAGCGCCGTGGCCGCGGTGTCGTCGCTCAAGCGCGCCGGTGCAACGCGGATTCGTTTCTTGTGTCTCGTCGCGGCGCCGGAGGGCGTGCGCCGACTCGCTCAGGGTCACCCCGACGTAACCGTGTATTGCGCCGCGCTCGACCGCGCACTCAATGAGCAAGGATATATCATGCCCGGACTCGGCGACGCCGGCGATCGGTTGTTTGGAACTCGCTAATGAAAAGGGACGCCCAGAGGCGTCCCTTTATCTCCCTTCCCCATCTCACCCCACTGCACCCCACACCCACCACACGCACCCACCGATCAGCCGAACCACTCGCGCGGGCAATCTCGCTGCTGACGCGCGGCGTCGATCACCCACTGTTGCGTGTGCGCGTCCACCACCTCCGAAGCCACGCGGTTGAACCACTCCCCGCACACCTTCGTGTCTCCCACTCGTCGCCACAACTCACCGACGAGATACGTGAGCACCGCCCGCTCATCCCGCGCCACGCCATCGAAGCTCTGCAACGATTCCTCGAACTTCCAAGCTGCCTTACGACGGAAGAACCGCTCCGCTTCGACGTCCCCCTCATCCACGCAGCACCACGCCGCGCGCAGCAGCAGATCCGCAACGTGGCGAGGCTCCATGCCCTGCCAGTCAGCGACCTTCGCCGCCGCCTCGTACTTCTCTGACCCCGAAACCGGTCCAATCGCGATTGCCGGTGCAAGCTCGTTCCACACGCGCTCCTTCAGCACTGGTGAAACGTCCGCGTCTTCGGTGAAGTCCCGCTCCGATCCCGAGTAGCCGCAGCGACTGCAGGTGTGGATCAGATATGGCAGCGGCTGTGTGCCTGCCGCTCGCTCGTGGAAATCAGTGCGCTTGCCACCGAAGGAATTCGTCGACACGACCGCCTGCGATCGAAACCGATTTTCGCAGATGGGGCACTGCAAGTCGATTTGCTGAAGCGTCGTCATGGTGCATCTCCAACCATGTGTAGCGTGCTGCTATTGGGTCGAAAGGGAAAAAGCGTGCCAAGTACAGAGCGAGTTCCCCGGCATCACGTATAGCACCTACTTCTCCAGTCCTTGCGAAGGCGTCGGACGGCGCACTCGACCGCTCTGTGTCGTGACTCGTCATCGCTCTTGTTCCACTCTCTGGCCACAACTATCATTTCCGCGTCCTTCGTGCCGTCGCGCCGCCTTCCCGCGCTCTGGTCGAGATGCTGATCAATTTGCTGCCCGACTTCTTTACCGTTCTCGATAGCACCGACAGAGCCGCCGCCTACGACCGCTACTTTGCCGCGCATCGGCGCCTCCTCGACGCCTACTGGAACAACTACGTCGTCGATCCCGAGGGGCCACACTTTCGAGATGTCGTAAACGCGACGGTCTACGCCGACCGACGCGATCTCCGACGAATGCTCGAGCGCACCGATGTCGTCGCTCTCGCGCGGGACGCCGAGCAGCGCTGCGCCAACCTCCTCGATGCCGACGTCGACATCGATGTTGTACTCATGGTCGGCGTCGGTGCCGCAAACGCCGGCGAGCTGGTGATGGGCGGCCGCGGCGTTGCATTTGTTTGCCTCGAGCATTTCACTGGCGTGCCCAACGAGGAAACCGACGGACTCGGGCTCGATCCTGAGCTCATCCCGCTCTGGCTCGCGCACGAGTATGCGCACGCCATTCGATACACATCGCCCAAGAGTCGCAGCGCCGTGCGCGAGTTCGTCACCAACGCAAACGGCGACTACTCGTATTGGGAAACGGGACGTCGCGTTCCGCTGCGTGAGCTTCTCATGAACGAGGGTCTCGCCGTTCACACCTCACGCGCCATCAGCCCGGGACACGCAGCGTGGGAATACTTCGGTTACGAGCGACGCCAGTACGCGCGTATTCGTGAGCTCGAGCCGATCATTTCGCGCGCGGTCGCGCCCGATCTCGGTCATGCCGCGCTGGGACTGCGGCTTCGCTATCTGTCGGGCGGCATGAGCGACGAGGCACGCACCGTGGAGGGCCGCTATTTACTGCCGGAGCGCAGCGGCTACTTCGTCGGCGCCCGGCTCGTCGAGGCAGGTATCGAAGCCCGTGGCTTGGCCTGGGCCATTCGCGCGAGCGACCTCGAGCTGTCCGCATACGCTCACAGCGCCGCGGTCAGTGCCTGATTCTTCGCGCGAGCGACGGCAGAATGTCGTCTTGCGCGAGCTGCTCGACGAAATGATTCAGCTTTCGCGTCATCTCTCGCATCACGCGTCGACGCTCGCCACTTCGGAGCTCACGTACGCTCGAGAGCGGCTCGAATGGCTCGGCGATGAGATCTGGCGTCAGGTCACAGGAGAGAACCGCAGTTCCTCCTGAGGGCGCCTCACTTGCCCACGCAGAATCGGCGGAAGACCTCGTCGAGCACCTGCTCCGTTTCGATTCCACCGATCAGATCTCGCAAAGCGTCACCCGCTGCATGGAGGTGCACCGCTGCGATCGTCGCGGGCAGTCGTTCCTCTCGCCACGCGTGTCGGAACGCCTCGAGCTCCTCGAGTGCTTGTGAAACGGCATGCTGGTGACGCACTTGTGTGAGTACCGGCGCGTCGAGCTCGGGCGCACCGACCGTTGCGTCGAGGACGGCGCCGATCGTCGTCAGCAGCCGCTGCACCCCAGCTCCGGTTTCCGCACTCACCGCGACGGAAGCGTTTGCCGCAAGCTCGTTGCCTAACGCTTCGATG is a window encoding:
- a CDS encoding DUF2225 domain-containing protein, coding for MTTLQQIDLQCPICENRFRSQAVVSTNSFGGKRTDFHERAAGTQPLPYLIHTCSRCGYSGSERDFTEDADVSPVLKERVWNELAPAIAIGPVSGSEKYEAAAKVADWQGMEPRHVADLLLRAAWCCVDEGDVEAERFFRRKAAWKFEESLQSFDGVARDERAVLTYLVGELWRRVGDTKVCGEWFNRVASEVVDAHTQQWVIDAARQQRDCPREWFG